A genomic segment from Micromonospora echinaurantiaca encodes:
- a CDS encoding TspO/MBR family protein encodes MEISERNRHGARQWWALLGFAAAVFVAAAIGGLGVRGTGAEYAALEQPAWAPPSWLFGPVWTLLYALIALAGWLVWRRVGFGAALVAWTVQLVLNASWTPLFFGAGRYGLAFAELVLLWLAIAVTVVLFDRVRRLAAVLLLPYWAWVTFAGALNFAIWRLNG; translated from the coding sequence ATGGAGATATCCGAGCGCAACCGGCACGGCGCACGGCAGTGGTGGGCCCTGCTCGGGTTCGCCGCGGCGGTCTTCGTCGCGGCCGCGATCGGCGGGTTGGGCGTCCGGGGCACCGGCGCGGAGTACGCGGCGCTCGAACAGCCGGCCTGGGCCCCGCCCTCGTGGCTCTTCGGCCCGGTCTGGACCCTCCTCTACGCGCTGATCGCGCTGGCCGGCTGGCTGGTCTGGCGGCGGGTCGGCTTCGGCGCGGCGCTCGTCGCCTGGACCGTGCAGCTGGTGCTGAACGCGAGCTGGACCCCGCTCTTCTTCGGCGCCGGCAGGTACGGGTTGGCCTTCGCCGAGCTGGTGCTGCTCTGGCTGGCGATCGCGGTGACGGTCGTGCTGTTCGACCGGGTCCGACGGCTGGCGGCGGTGCTGCTGCTGCCGTACTGGGCGTGGGTCACCTTCGCCGGCGCGCTCAACTTCGCCATCTGGCGGCTGAACGGCTGA
- a CDS encoding nucleotidyltransferase, with protein MAERGDETLVTTLKKVAAVLKQSEIPFALGGSFAVYAHGGHSSEHDVDFLIRGEDVDRALEALVEAGFTAERPPEDWLVKVYDDGRMVDLIHRPIETPVTEETFADTVVRPVDAIHMPVLSATQLMVHKLLSFSQHYCDFARGLPLARSLREQIDWERVRKETQHSPYAEAFLVLLDRLDVVPYSGTPEGKGTP; from the coding sequence ATGGCCGAGCGCGGAGACGAGACCCTGGTAACCACCCTGAAGAAGGTCGCCGCCGTGCTCAAGCAGTCCGAGATCCCGTTCGCCCTGGGCGGCAGCTTCGCGGTCTACGCGCACGGCGGCCACTCCAGCGAGCACGACGTGGACTTCCTGATCCGCGGCGAGGACGTCGACCGCGCTCTGGAGGCGCTGGTCGAGGCCGGCTTCACCGCCGAGCGCCCGCCGGAGGACTGGCTGGTCAAGGTCTACGACGACGGGCGGATGGTGGACCTGATCCACCGGCCGATCGAGACCCCGGTGACCGAGGAGACCTTCGCCGACACCGTCGTGCGGCCGGTCGACGCCATCCACATGCCGGTGCTCTCGGCCACCCAGCTAATGGTGCACAAACTGCTCAGCTTCTCCCAGCACTACTGCGATTTCGCCCGCGGTCTGCCACTGGCCCGCTCGTTGCGGGAGCAGATCGACTGGGAACGGGTACGGAAGGAGACGCAGCACTCGCCGTACGCGGAGGCGTTCCTGGTGCTGCTCGACCGGCTGGACGTGGTGCCGTACTCCGGCACCCCGGAGGGGAAGGGGACACCGTGA
- a CDS encoding carbohydrate ABC transporter permease, which yields MTTTTPTLATGTQATDQPTTRAARVRKRLNTRTATVVSIVIALVWTIPTFGLFISSIRPEDQIKTTGWWTFFSDPQFTLENYQEVLFGRSSSSGQLASYFINSLAITIPSVLFPLAFAALAAYALAWINFRGRDWVYIAIFAMQIVPLQMALVPLLSFFSNGVTLAGITLLPAWDLDGAQKFAQVWFAHTCFALPFAVFLLHNFISQLPRDLMEAARVDGATHPKIFRTIVLPLVAPALAAFGIFQFLWVWNDLLVALIFAGGGDETAPLTVRLAELAGTRGNEWQRLTAGAFVSIVVPLLVFLSLQRYFVRGLLAGSVKG from the coding sequence ATGACCACCACCACGCCCACGCTCGCCACGGGCACGCAGGCGACCGACCAGCCGACGACCCGGGCCGCCCGGGTGCGCAAGCGGCTGAACACCCGCACGGCCACCGTGGTCTCGATCGTCATCGCGCTGGTCTGGACCATCCCGACCTTCGGCCTGTTCATCTCCTCGATCCGGCCAGAGGACCAGATCAAGACCACCGGCTGGTGGACCTTCTTCAGCGACCCCCAGTTCACCCTGGAGAACTACCAGGAGGTGCTGTTCGGGCGGTCCTCGTCGTCCGGGCAGCTGGCCAGCTACTTCATCAACTCGCTGGCGATCACCATCCCGTCGGTGCTGTTCCCGCTCGCCTTCGCGGCCCTGGCCGCGTACGCGCTCGCGTGGATCAACTTCCGGGGCCGGGACTGGGTCTACATCGCGATCTTCGCCATGCAGATCGTGCCGCTGCAGATGGCCCTGGTGCCGCTGCTCAGCTTCTTCTCCAACGGGGTGACCCTGGCCGGGATCACCCTGCTGCCGGCCTGGGACCTCGACGGCGCGCAGAAGTTCGCCCAGGTGTGGTTCGCGCACACCTGCTTCGCGCTCCCGTTCGCCGTGTTCCTGCTGCACAACTTCATCTCGCAGCTGCCCCGGGACCTGATGGAGGCGGCCCGGGTCGACGGGGCCACCCACCCGAAGATCTTCCGCACCATCGTCCTGCCGCTGGTCGCCCCGGCGCTGGCCGCGTTCGGCATCTTCCAGTTCCTCTGGGTCTGGAACGACCTGCTGGTCGCGCTGATCTTCGCCGGCGGCGGCGACGAGACCGCCCCGCTCACCGTCCGGCTGGCGGAACTGGCCGGCACCCGGGGCAACGAGTGGCAGCGGTTGACCGCCGGCGCGTTCGTCTCGATCGTCGTACCGCTGCTGGTCTTCCTCTCCCTGCAGCGCTACTTCGTGCGAGGCCTGCTCGCCGGCAGCGTCAAGGGCTGA
- a CDS encoding carbohydrate ABC transporter permease has product MNFDFADESPKLMMLLWGLVAFVAVVGGLLLLLDAVPSWFARRRDAQLIAASASGAPLPARTKPREGLFALFFLLPTVLLLIVGLVVPAIRTTLLSFMDGNSQNWVGLSNYEWMFTENSIVRVLLNTLVWVLLVPLVATSIGLLYAVMVDKARFEALAKSLIFMPMAISFVGASIIWKFVYAYRGDGQEQIGLLNQIVVSLGGEPKQWLLESPLNTLLLIVIMVWIQAGFAMVVLSAAIKAIPADIVEAARLDGVSPWQMFWQITLPSIRPALIVVVVTLSIATLKVFDIVRTATNGNYDTSVIANEMYNQAFRYGQNGQGSALAVFLFVLVIPIVIYQIRNLRQQREG; this is encoded by the coding sequence ATGAACTTCGACTTCGCCGACGAGTCGCCGAAGCTGATGATGTTGCTCTGGGGACTGGTCGCCTTCGTCGCGGTGGTCGGCGGCCTGCTCCTGCTGCTCGACGCGGTGCCGTCCTGGTTCGCCCGGCGCCGCGATGCCCAGCTGATCGCCGCCTCGGCCAGCGGCGCCCCGCTCCCTGCGCGCACCAAGCCCCGCGAGGGCCTCTTCGCGCTCTTCTTCCTGCTGCCGACGGTGCTGCTGCTCATCGTCGGCCTGGTCGTCCCGGCCATCCGCACCACGCTGCTGTCGTTCATGGACGGCAACAGCCAGAACTGGGTCGGCCTGAGCAACTACGAGTGGATGTTCACCGAGAACTCGATCGTCCGGGTGCTGCTGAACACCCTGGTCTGGGTGCTCCTGGTGCCCCTGGTGGCCACCTCGATCGGCCTGCTCTACGCGGTCATGGTCGACAAGGCCCGGTTCGAGGCCCTGGCGAAGTCGCTCATCTTCATGCCGATGGCGATCTCGTTCGTCGGTGCCAGCATCATCTGGAAGTTCGTCTACGCCTACCGGGGCGACGGGCAGGAGCAGATCGGCCTGCTCAACCAGATCGTGGTCAGCCTGGGCGGCGAGCCGAAGCAGTGGCTGCTCGAGTCGCCGCTGAACACCCTGCTGCTGATCGTGATCATGGTGTGGATCCAGGCCGGCTTCGCCATGGTGGTGCTCTCCGCCGCGATCAAGGCGATCCCGGCGGACATCGTGGAGGCCGCCCGCCTCGACGGGGTCAGCCCCTGGCAGATGTTCTGGCAGATCACCCTGCCGAGCATCCGGCCGGCGCTGATCGTCGTGGTGGTCACCCTCTCCATCGCCACCCTGAAGGTCTTCGACATCGTCCGGACCGCCACCAACGGCAACTACGACACCAGCGTGATCGCCAACGAGATGTACAACCAGGCGTTCCGGTACGGCCAGAACGGGCAGGGCTCCGCACTGGCGGTCTTCCTCTTCGTCCTGGTCATCCCGATCGTGATCTACCAGATCCGCAACCTGCGTCAGCAGCGGGAGGGCTGA
- a CDS encoding ABC transporter substrate-binding protein, translating into MAVFARPRQAFAIAGVLGLALSATACGTGGDDDKSSNAGSAECAAYEKYQGHEGKKVSIYSSIRDIEADRLEQSWEQFTECTGIEIDHEGSGEFEAQLGVRVDGGNAPDLAFIPQPGLLKRFVDQGKLKPAGADTKAMAEQNYPADWLKYSTVNGAFYGAPLGSNVKSFVWYSPKTFKEKGWTVPTSWDDLIKLSDTIAATGTKPWCAGIESGDATGWPATDWIEDLMLRTQTPEVYDQWTTHGIPFNDPKVAEALDRAGQILKNEKYVNGGFGGVKSIATTSFQEAGVPITTGKCALHRQASFYANQWPEGTKVAEDGDVFAFYFPAIDPAKGKPVLGGGEFVAAFADRPEVQAVQTYLASGEHANSRAKIGDWVSANNKLDLANVANPIDKLSVQILQDKSTVFRFDGSDLMPAAVGAGTFWKGMVDWVNGKDTATVLQGIESNWPK; encoded by the coding sequence ATGGCGGTCTTTGCCAGACCACGCCAGGCCTTCGCGATCGCCGGCGTACTGGGGCTGGCGCTCAGCGCCACCGCCTGCGGCACCGGCGGCGACGACGACAAGAGCAGCAACGCGGGCTCCGCGGAGTGTGCCGCATACGAGAAGTACCAGGGCCACGAGGGCAAGAAGGTCTCGATCTACTCGTCGATCCGGGACATCGAGGCCGACCGCCTGGAGCAGTCCTGGGAGCAGTTCACCGAGTGCACCGGGATCGAGATCGACCACGAGGGCAGCGGTGAGTTCGAGGCGCAGCTCGGCGTCCGGGTCGACGGTGGCAACGCCCCCGACCTGGCCTTCATCCCCCAGCCGGGGCTGCTGAAGCGCTTCGTCGACCAGGGCAAGCTGAAGCCGGCCGGCGCCGACACCAAGGCGATGGCCGAGCAGAACTACCCGGCCGACTGGCTGAAGTACTCGACCGTCAACGGCGCCTTCTACGGCGCCCCGCTCGGCTCGAACGTCAAGTCGTTCGTGTGGTACTCGCCGAAGACGTTCAAGGAGAAGGGCTGGACCGTCCCGACCAGTTGGGATGACCTGATCAAGCTCAGCGACACGATCGCCGCGACCGGCACCAAGCCGTGGTGCGCCGGCATCGAGTCCGGTGACGCGACCGGCTGGCCGGCCACCGACTGGATCGAAGACCTGATGCTGCGGACGCAGACCCCCGAGGTCTACGACCAGTGGACCACCCACGGCATCCCGTTCAACGACCCGAAGGTCGCCGAGGCGCTGGACCGGGCCGGTCAGATCCTCAAGAACGAGAAGTACGTCAACGGCGGCTTCGGCGGGGTGAAGAGCATCGCCACCACCTCCTTCCAGGAGGCCGGCGTGCCGATCACCACCGGCAAGTGCGCGCTGCACCGGCAGGCGTCGTTCTACGCCAACCAGTGGCCCGAGGGCACCAAGGTGGCCGAGGACGGCGACGTCTTCGCCTTCTACTTCCCGGCCATCGACCCGGCGAAGGGCAAGCCGGTGCTGGGCGGCGGCGAGTTCGTCGCGGCCTTCGCCGACCGCCCCGAGGTGCAGGCGGTGCAGACCTACCTCGCCTCCGGTGAGCACGCGAACAGCCGCGCCAAGATCGGCGACTGGGTGTCGGCGAACAACAAGCTCGACCTGGCCAACGTCGCCAACCCGATCGACAAGCTCTCCGTCCAGATCCTCCAGGACAAGAGCACTGTCTTCCGGTTCGACGGTTCCGACCTGATGCCGGCGGCGGTCGGCGCCGGGACCTTCTGGAAGGGCATGGTCGACTGGGTGAACGGCAAGGACACCGCGACGGTGCTCCAGGGCATCGAGAGCAACTGGCCGAAGTGA
- a CDS encoding dTMP kinase: MARSTRTRRGKARLRAVALIGIDGSGKTTQAHRLADALTAAGRPATYHRNAGGRRWLGRVAQRLGRPDAQRLVGRNGLLAVESVLRWLAIATALLSHLVTGRVAVMDRYSACQYVSIRAHGGRRWERLARVGYRLFPAPQVTFLLAVDPAEAYRRIERRGTDHESIRYLTAADTAYRTLPEFPTFVLVDAGRSAEEVSRQIQDHLAGWLSAAEPRPDGPPPAGPATLPVDRTPPGRLPARVVP, from the coding sequence GTGGCCAGATCAACGCGGACGCGGCGCGGCAAGGCCCGATTGCGCGCCGTCGCCCTGATCGGCATCGACGGTTCGGGCAAGACCACCCAGGCGCACCGCCTCGCCGACGCGCTCACCGCGGCCGGCCGCCCCGCCACCTACCACCGCAACGCCGGCGGCCGCCGCTGGCTCGGCCGGGTCGCCCAGCGGCTCGGCCGTCCGGACGCCCAACGACTCGTCGGGCGTAACGGCCTGCTCGCGGTGGAGTCCGTGCTGCGCTGGCTCGCCATCGCCACCGCCCTGCTCAGCCACCTGGTGACCGGCCGGGTCGCGGTGATGGACCGCTACTCCGCCTGCCAGTACGTCAGCATCCGGGCGCACGGCGGGCGCCGCTGGGAGCGGCTGGCCCGGGTCGGCTACCGGCTCTTCCCGGCGCCGCAGGTGACCTTCCTGCTGGCCGTCGACCCGGCCGAGGCGTACCGGCGGATCGAGCGGCGTGGCACCGACCACGAGAGCATCCGCTATCTCACCGCGGCCGACACCGCCTACCGGACGCTGCCCGAGTTCCCGACGTTCGTGCTGGTCGACGCCGGCCGGTCGGCGGAGGAGGTGTCCCGGCAGATCCAGGACCACCTGGCCGGCTGGCTGTCGGCTGCCGAGCCGCGGCCGGACGGCCCGCCGCCCGCCGGTCCGGCGACCCTGCCGGTCGACCGCACGCCGCCGGGGCGGCTGCCAGCGCGGGTCGTGCCCTAG
- a CDS encoding metallophosphoesterase family protein, with amino-acid sequence MVIRIAAVGDVHLDEDVVGRFRPALEELPEHADALLLAGDLTRHGTESEARCVAQEFGGLGVPVVTVLGNHDHQCDQVPQVVRVLEDAGITVLEGNGVVLECAGGRLGVAGVKGFGGGFAGRCASDFGEPEMKAFVRTTTDSADRLAEALHSLDCDLLVALTHYAPVPDTLAGEPLEIYPFLGAYQLGQAIDSAPTALALHGHAHAGTERGTTPGGVRVRNVAHPVIKQAYSVFHLGDHLDQHQVSRIGTSGMERSWS; translated from the coding sequence ATGGTGATCCGGATCGCCGCCGTGGGCGACGTGCATCTGGACGAGGACGTGGTCGGCCGGTTCCGGCCGGCCCTGGAGGAGCTGCCCGAGCACGCCGACGCGCTGCTGCTCGCCGGGGACCTGACCCGGCACGGGACCGAGTCGGAGGCGCGCTGCGTGGCCCAGGAGTTCGGTGGGCTCGGCGTGCCGGTGGTGACCGTGCTGGGCAACCACGACCACCAGTGCGACCAGGTGCCGCAGGTGGTGCGGGTGCTGGAGGACGCCGGCATCACCGTGCTGGAGGGCAACGGGGTGGTGCTGGAGTGCGCCGGCGGTCGGCTCGGCGTCGCCGGGGTCAAGGGCTTCGGCGGCGGGTTCGCCGGTCGGTGCGCCAGCGACTTCGGCGAGCCGGAGATGAAGGCGTTCGTACGGACCACCACCGACAGCGCCGACCGGCTGGCCGAGGCGCTGCACTCGCTCGACTGCGACCTGCTGGTGGCGCTCACCCACTACGCGCCGGTGCCGGACACGCTGGCCGGCGAGCCGCTGGAGATCTACCCGTTCCTGGGCGCGTACCAGCTGGGGCAGGCGATCGACTCGGCGCCGACCGCGCTCGCCCTGCACGGGCACGCGCACGCCGGCACCGAGCGCGGCACCACGCCGGGCGGGGTCCGGGTGCGCAACGTCGCCCACCCGGTGATCAAGCAGGCCTACAGCGTCTTCCACCTGGGCGACCACCTCGATCAACACCAGGTTTCCCGGATCGGAACCTCGGGTATGGAGCGGTCATGGAGCTGA
- a CDS encoding M23 family metallopeptidase encodes MGKRWFSLIAAGLLVVGVTLPAAPAMAAPTFKVPFPCGQTWSGQTRTNHSPAYAVDFNRTDDLGDPVVASAPGTVDRVTDLGGTSYGKYVRISHAGGYHTYYAHLNGFNVSVGQSVGYGKVIGWVGSTGGSTGPHLHYEQRLNGSDIQVRFNGALALYWGTKNYTSDNGCGSATGSGTVNTSGTPLTVRSGPGTGYAAVGTVADGANVTIYCQTSGTSVTGTYGTSSIWDRIGSGRFIADAYVYTGYDGYIPNVPRC; translated from the coding sequence ATGGGTAAGCGGTGGTTCAGCCTGATCGCGGCAGGACTGCTCGTGGTGGGGGTCACACTCCCGGCGGCCCCGGCGATGGCCGCCCCGACGTTCAAGGTCCCGTTCCCCTGCGGGCAGACCTGGTCCGGGCAGACCCGCACCAACCACAGCCCCGCGTACGCGGTCGACTTCAACCGCACCGACGACCTCGGCGATCCGGTGGTGGCCAGCGCCCCCGGCACCGTCGACCGGGTCACCGATCTCGGCGGCACGAGCTACGGCAAGTACGTACGGATCAGCCACGCCGGCGGCTACCACACCTACTACGCCCACCTGAACGGCTTCAACGTCTCGGTCGGGCAGAGCGTCGGCTACGGCAAGGTGATCGGCTGGGTCGGCAGCACCGGCGGCTCGACCGGCCCGCACTTGCACTACGAGCAGCGGCTGAACGGCAGCGACATCCAGGTCCGGTTCAACGGCGCGCTGGCGCTGTACTGGGGGACCAAGAACTACACCAGCGACAACGGCTGCGGCAGCGCGACCGGCTCCGGCACCGTGAACACCAGCGGCACCCCGCTCACCGTGCGTTCCGGCCCGGGCACCGGCTACGCCGCGGTCGGCACCGTCGCTGACGGCGCCAACGTGACGATCTACTGCCAGACCAGCGGCACCAGCGTGACCGGCACCTACGGCACCAGCTCGATCTGGGACCGGATCGGCAGCGGGCGCTTCATCGCCGACGCCTACGTCTACACCGGCTACGACGGTTACATCCCGAACGTGCCACGCTGCTGA
- a CDS encoding GPGG-motif small membrane protein: protein MELILWILAVVLVVAGILALFRRQILWGIVLIVVGLLVGPGGVSIFN from the coding sequence ATGGAGCTGATTCTCTGGATTCTCGCAGTCGTGCTCGTGGTCGCCGGCATCCTGGCGCTGTTCCGCCGGCAGATCCTGTGGGGCATCGTCCTCATCGTGGTCGGGCTGTTGGTGGGCCCGGGTGGGGTCAGCATCTTCAATTGA
- a CDS encoding SDR family NAD(P)-dependent oxidoreductase encodes MADRSVLVTGGTGGLGGAVTAAFVEAGWRVVVPQRRSPATTADGPLRVVADLTEPAGAQRAVEAAAGDPAAPLRAVVNLVGGYAGGGKVHETPVDEFERMLTVNLRPTHLVTRAALPHLVSAGGGAVVCVSSRAAVAPFAGAAGYVTAKAAVLAFAAAVAVEYRSAGVRCNTVLPSVIDTPANRAAQPDADHSRWVDPAEIARVIRFLASDESAPTSGASIPVYGRA; translated from the coding sequence ATGGCGGATCGCAGTGTGCTGGTGACCGGAGGCACGGGTGGGCTCGGCGGTGCGGTCACCGCCGCGTTCGTCGAGGCGGGCTGGCGGGTGGTCGTACCGCAGCGGAGGAGCCCGGCCACGACGGCGGACGGGCCGCTCCGCGTGGTCGCCGACCTGACCGAACCGGCCGGGGCGCAACGCGCGGTCGAGGCCGCCGCCGGCGACCCGGCCGCGCCGCTGCGCGCGGTGGTCAACCTGGTCGGCGGGTACGCCGGCGGCGGCAAGGTGCACGAGACGCCGGTCGACGAGTTCGAGCGGATGCTGACGGTCAACCTGCGCCCCACCCACCTGGTCACCCGGGCGGCCCTGCCGCACCTGGTGTCGGCCGGCGGCGGCGCGGTGGTCTGCGTCTCGTCCCGGGCCGCGGTCGCCCCGTTCGCCGGGGCCGCCGGCTACGTCACCGCCAAGGCCGCGGTGCTCGCCTTCGCCGCCGCGGTGGCCGTCGAGTACCGGTCCGCCGGGGTGCGTTGCAACACCGTGCTGCCGAGCGTCATCGACACTCCGGCCAACCGGGCCGCCCAGCCCGACGCCGACCACTCCCGCTGGGTCGACCCGGCCGAGATCGCCCGGGTGATCCGGTTCCTGGCCTCCGACGAGTCGGCGCCGACCAGCGGCGCCAGCATCCCGGTGTACGGCCGGGCCTGA
- a CDS encoding LacI family DNA-binding transcriptional regulator, with the protein MTKIDDVARLAGVSTATVSRALRGLPTVSAATRRRVLAAAEQLEYAVSPSASRLAGGRTGTVAVVVPRITRWFFGVIVETVEEFLHQAGYDLLLYNLGGRERIRQRVLRTANLHKRVDGIMLVATPLRPADLTALGALDLPGVIVSSGTGVPGWPCVRIDDVAAARTATRHLLDLGHRRIAHISGDPDDELAFTTHLDRRRGYRDALRAAGLHPDPSLDVESQFTIDGGTRAAEELLRRGDPPTAIFAACDEMAMGAMTALREAGLRVPQDVSVVGIDDHDLAGALGLTTIAQPAAEQARLAARLLLDPLGGRVLDPLAAPAGDGPPGIPVILPTRLVVRESTAPPRAH; encoded by the coding sequence ATGACGAAGATCGACGACGTCGCCCGGCTGGCCGGGGTCTCCACGGCCACCGTCTCGCGGGCGCTGCGGGGCCTGCCGACGGTCTCGGCGGCCACCCGCCGCCGGGTGCTGGCCGCCGCCGAGCAACTGGAGTACGCGGTCTCCCCCAGCGCCTCCCGGCTGGCCGGCGGCCGGACCGGGACCGTCGCCGTGGTGGTCCCCCGGATCACCCGGTGGTTCTTCGGCGTCATCGTCGAGACCGTCGAGGAGTTCCTCCACCAGGCCGGCTACGACCTGCTGCTGTACAACCTCGGCGGGCGGGAGCGGATCCGCCAGCGGGTGCTGCGGACGGCCAACCTGCACAAGCGGGTGGACGGGATCATGCTGGTCGCCACCCCGCTGCGACCGGCCGACCTGACCGCTCTCGGGGCGCTGGACCTGCCCGGGGTGATCGTCAGCTCCGGCACCGGCGTGCCCGGCTGGCCGTGCGTACGCATCGACGACGTGGCCGCCGCGCGGACCGCCACCCGGCACCTGCTCGACCTCGGCCACCGCCGGATCGCGCACATCTCCGGCGACCCCGACGACGAACTCGCCTTCACCACCCACCTGGACCGGCGCCGCGGCTACCGGGACGCACTGCGGGCGGCCGGGCTGCACCCGGACCCGAGCCTGGACGTCGAGTCGCAGTTCACCATCGACGGCGGCACCCGGGCCGCCGAGGAGCTGCTGCGCCGGGGCGACCCGCCGACGGCGATCTTCGCGGCCTGCGACGAGATGGCGATGGGCGCGATGACGGCGCTGCGCGAGGCCGGGCTGCGGGTGCCGCAGGACGTGAGCGTGGTCGGCATCGACGACCACGACCTGGCCGGCGCGCTCGGGTTGACCACGATCGCGCAGCCCGCGGCGGAGCAGGCCCGGCTCGCCGCCCGGCTGCTGCTCGACCCGCTCGGCGGCCGGGTCCTCGATCCGCTCGCCGCCCCGGCCGGCGACGGCCCGCCGGGAATTCCGGTGATCCTGCCCACTCGGCTGGTCGTCCGCGAATCGACCGCGCCACCCCGGGCACACTGA
- a CDS encoding glycoside hydrolase family 13 protein, which yields MNSNPTQQESSAPGWWTEAVIYQVYPRSFADSDGDGIGDLPGITGRLDHLVELGVDALWLSPFYPSPQADAGYDVADYRDVDPLFGTLADADKLIAEAHARGLRVIVDLVPNHTSSAHRWFSAALAAGPGSPERDRYVFRDGLGPDGDRPPNDWQSVFGGPAWTRVTEADGRPGQWYLHLFDTGQPDLNWDNPEVRAEFLDVLRFWLDRGVDGFRVDVAHGLIKQADLADWQEPQEILSGNEIDKPRPPMWDQDGVHEIYRDWRRVLDGYPGGRILVAEAWVEPAERLARYVRPDEMHQAFNFEYLLASWTAPAQYAVITRSLEATDSVGAPTTWVLSNHDVVRHASRLGLPVGNPRPNGIGIGDPQPDAALGLRRARAATLLMLALPGSAYLYQGEELGLPEHTTMPDEARQDPTWERSGHTQRGRDGCRVPIPWEADAPSYGFGPTDASWLPQPPTWAEYALDRQRGVTGSTYELYRSALRLRRAHGLGRGPLTWLASGDEVLSFRTGELTVLTNFGAAPVPLPAGGELLLASAPLTEDGAVPTDVTVWVRG from the coding sequence CTGAACAGCAACCCGACGCAGCAGGAATCGTCCGCCCCCGGCTGGTGGACCGAGGCCGTCATCTACCAGGTCTACCCGCGCTCCTTCGCCGACTCCGACGGCGACGGGATCGGCGACCTGCCGGGCATCACCGGCCGCCTCGACCACCTGGTCGAGCTGGGCGTGGACGCGCTCTGGCTGTCGCCGTTCTACCCGTCGCCCCAGGCCGACGCCGGGTACGACGTGGCCGACTACCGGGACGTGGACCCGCTCTTCGGCACGCTCGCCGACGCGGACAAGCTGATCGCCGAGGCGCACGCCCGGGGGCTGCGGGTGATCGTCGACCTGGTGCCCAACCACACCTCGTCGGCGCACCGCTGGTTCTCCGCCGCGCTGGCGGCCGGGCCGGGCAGCCCCGAGCGCGACCGGTACGTCTTCCGCGACGGCCTCGGCCCGGACGGCGACCGGCCGCCGAACGACTGGCAGAGCGTCTTCGGCGGGCCGGCCTGGACCCGGGTCACCGAGGCCGACGGCCGCCCCGGCCAGTGGTACCTGCACCTGTTCGACACCGGGCAGCCGGACCTGAACTGGGACAACCCGGAGGTACGCGCCGAGTTCCTGGACGTGCTGCGGTTCTGGCTGGACCGCGGGGTGGACGGCTTCCGGGTGGACGTGGCGCACGGCCTGATCAAGCAGGCCGACCTGGCGGACTGGCAGGAGCCCCAGGAGATCCTCTCCGGCAACGAGATCGACAAGCCGCGCCCGCCGATGTGGGACCAGGACGGCGTGCACGAGATCTACCGGGACTGGCGCCGGGTGCTGGACGGGTACCCGGGCGGGCGGATCCTGGTCGCCGAGGCCTGGGTCGAGCCCGCCGAGCGGCTGGCCCGCTACGTCCGCCCGGACGAGATGCACCAGGCGTTCAACTTCGAGTACCTGCTCGCCTCCTGGACCGCGCCGGCCCAGTACGCGGTGATCACCCGCTCGCTGGAGGCCACCGACTCGGTCGGCGCCCCGACCACCTGGGTGCTCTCCAACCACGACGTGGTGCGGCACGCCTCCCGGCTCGGCCTGCCGGTCGGCAACCCCCGACCGAACGGCATCGGCATCGGCGACCCGCAGCCGGACGCCGCGCTCGGCCTGCGCCGGGCCCGGGCGGCCACCCTGCTGATGCTCGCCCTGCCCGGCTCGGCGTACCTCTACCAGGGCGAGGAGCTGGGGCTGCCGGAGCACACCACCATGCCCGACGAGGCCCGGCAGGACCCGACCTGGGAGCGCAGCGGCCACACCCAGCGCGGCCGGGACGGCTGCCGGGTGCCGATCCCGTGGGAGGCCGACGCCCCGTCGTACGGCTTCGGGCCGACCGACGCCAGTTGGCTGCCGCAGCCGCCGACCTGGGCCGAGTACGCGCTGGACCGCCAGCGCGGCGTCACCGGCTCCACCTACGAGCTGTACCGCTCGGCGCTGCGGCTGCGCCGCGCGCACGGACTGGGCCGGGGGCCGCTGACCTGGCTCGCCTCCGGCGACGAGGTGCTCTCGTTCCGTACCGGCGAGCTGACCGTGCTGACCAACTTCGGCGCCGCGCCGGTGCCGCTGCCGGCCGGCGGCGAGCTGCTGCTGGCCAGCGCTCCGCTGACCGAGGACGGCGCCGTGCCCACCGACGTCACGGTCTGGGTCCGCGGCTGA